Genomic window (Lycium barbarum isolate Lr01 chromosome 2, ASM1917538v2, whole genome shotgun sequence):
aaaccaccattgatgcgttcggcctagttgttgttggtgataattcctaatctgcttaaacgcCTACATATTTTTCTCTgcgggattcgaccccaaccttgttgggttactatatttgacagcgtccgcgttatgccattaacagtgtaatttaagcgtatcaaattttggcgccgttgccggagaacaattggcgtattttggctaatttaggaaataagctaacttgctttgaaccgaacctgtgaatatttgtatagttgttttctgtgttttattttattttttgaaaaaaaaaatggcatctttccatcaaacttgtttagtagtgatttttattgtgagcatggccaaattggtgagttcaaactcataTGGAGTGCTTGCTAGGTGAGGGTAACGAAAATAAAAAAGCTTTAGAAGAATatttggaaactagtctccaacttgatTTGATGACAGAAGAAGAAAATCCGCCATGGGCATTCGATCCAGATCAGAATCAATATGAACTCCCCAATGCTCAATCCGGAAAGGTAATCCCTTTGTTGAGGgtcaatcatgaagatgagtttattgggaatgccaaagaaaaatataaattggAGTCAATCATTGTTCTGAAAAATATAGTTGTTGTTGACTCCAATCcaggggaaaaagaggatgtcgaAATTCAAGAAGTTCACACGCCATATATCTTGCAATTTGAAAACTCAAGAAGGCAGAACGACATTCCttacttgaaagccaagaagtgtaagatgaaaaatattatgcttggcttgttcatctacttaccattcccgccgctcgtggtcacaaacttgaatcaaagttgggtgcccaattcataagcttcAAATGGTGAGAAAAgcgattaggggaagtctgagtacccgaagttgaaagctgaggagcATGTTTGGGCTTAAGTGTGGGGTCGTCCCCACAATTAATGTTGAGGATTATActgctagctaggccctagagggTCCCAGGGAGTACTTCTCACCCTTGTTTTAATTATTTCTCTACTATACATGCATTGAGGACAATGTatatttttaagtgtggggtggagTACTTCCGATTTTTGAGGTCAAGGATGATTATGCCATAAGATTTTTTTTCTtagacttatatatataaagagagagatttttttctttttgttcgttctcttatttttcttttatagcttctttttctcttttagtGGCATAGATCATCCACCCCTTGGGCTTTCTTATGCCCTcagttctttcccgaggggggtcTTTGAACtagttaatttttttatatatatattttttggagtagtttttttttttttttgaggagtaataaaggagagagaagaaagacccttgtgacttgtttgatacTAGCATATTTGGGCCTGAGCTTGAGTAATACTTTCCTGTGAGTGCTTGAGTAATGAAAAAGATAGCAGACTTTCTGACACCTAGCTCATGATTGTGACTCTGTGTAtagcttattcttattttgtagttTGTCATGATCCTATCTGTCCTAGATTAGaattgttccatcttgattgagacttgtgccatgtgtggtgaggatttcttgcatatattccatgttttgcatcatagtctagaacttgccctcgAAATAAAAAGTGTTGCTCTGCTTAGAAGATGATTATAGGCTTTCTTTGATATGTCTTGTAaattttagccttttcagaaaTTGTACCTCTAGTTAGCCCTTTGAACCTGTAGCCTTTCATTTGTTAGCCGTATTTTTGCCTTGATCCTTTTTGTTGAATCCCTGATTTTTGCACCCTGCTTCCTTGAGCACTGTAGCATAGACTGTGATATTAATTGATAAATCTGAAGAAAAGGGATGCTCAAGTGAAAAAATGGTTACCAATGATAgctgcaaaatgatgaaaaggtcCTCTTACAAAGAATGTGAAATGAaagaatgttaaaaaaaaatgttgcttgagaaaaaaaaaatgaatcgtTCTTGATGTGATGAGAAATGGTTGTGAAATAATTGATGAAGAGAGGGTtgaaaaataaagtgaaaagatgaaaataatgggtgatgAATTCTAAAATTGCAAAGTAAGTGCTTAGGGAAGTGTAAGTCACTATTATATAGTTTTCCTACCCATCCCCTAGCCAACATTATAGCCcgttaaagtcctatttgattctaTTCAAGCACACTTAATTAGTAGAGATGTACAtaatgggcaagcctatggttctttGTGCATACATGTGAATTTCTTTTTTGAGTGCGAGAGTTGTGCTTTGATGTTAAGTCCTTAATTTACATTCGATTCTTTGATTTGAGTGTGTGGACTATTTGTTCTTGGGAAGGCACTTATTTCATAATAGATAGGTGATGTTATTAGATTTCTCTGACAGAGTAGGTGAGCgagcttaaatttgatgagttagagtccGTCTCTGAGATTAGAGACgtttgttgtttgtttgttgatTTGTATTTCTTGCATGATGATCAGGAAGTATATATTTGATGGTTTGAGTTGCTATagagcctaattgttggtatcaaTCAAAGTGGTGGTATTCTTAGGCTTGATTTATTAAGAGTGGTTTTAGTGCTTACTTGAGGACAAGCAAGAATTTAAGTATGGGGTGGTGATGTTCggccaaaaatgcatatatttagccattgttgcctcacattttagtacttttaattgCCTTTTGAGTATAAATTATATTGCTTCGTGCttgatattatatttttattgtgTAGAAATAAAGAATTACAAAATTGAAGTCATTTGGAGCAAAAATTGGAAAAAGAAGTCGTGAAGTTTTATAATTGGAAAAAGAATTGCATGGAATAAAGTGGTACAAAATTGAAGagatttggatcaaaattgaataaaatacggaagaaaagagaaaaggaaaaaagtgcATGTAGAAGAATGGAAGACGACTAAGGAGCAGTGATTTAAAAGGCGGAggcgtaaggcgaggcgttttatgtctgcctcagcgaggcgtaagccccgaggcacgaggcgtaagcctcatgggactttaatttttagtattttataaaatgatataattataataaatacttttaaattggttaaataacgtaaaaaattgaagaaaacaataaataagtgatatatatatatatatatatatatatatatatatatatatatatatatatatacacacacacacacatatacatactccacccccacaaaaaactaattagaacaatctattatacgtacttacaagtataagtgactgctcgttacttttttgagatagtagaagacaagataaataattggaaaagaacatatattaggcattctagcaataaaaaaaggtcttgacttttaaatttaatgtttcagttcctttttaaaatatttgagtaattacatgttgacttttgaaaatttgggcattatactaaggacttatttaacaaatttcgttttagtttgaagaagttttctggacttacgccctaacaaaaaaaaactcgccccaaacgcctaggcttacgccccaacaaaaaaaaaaactcgccccaaacgcctgggcgtacgccccaaattgctgggcgtacgcctttggggacttgcgccccgacccatcgccccgaggcatttttggtacgccccgcccaggggctcgccccgaggctcgcctcaaaaacgccttttaaaacactgctaaGGAGAAATAAAGATTTACCATATGATGATGGGCCCATGAAGTAATGATTACCTGCATTAAATGAAGGTAAGGAAAAGAGAAGCAAAAGAATTGAAATTGCAAAGACGTACTTGGCAGAATTGTTCAGTGACCGTGAGCAAACAGTGGACGCATCCGAATTTATTTCTGAGCAAAAAAGAATAATTCGCAATTGGTTTTGGACTCAGTTATTTTATTTGAGCTTTTttctacacctataaatatttcataagcccCAATTCTTAGACATCTTTGGCAGAAAATACGAGTTTgaaggctagggttcctacgtatattttcttttttttatttgaaccttgtttatgggaatttcttggtgacaattgagattgaaacttttgttgtgcttatttattgatcgacactatttttaatcaagtaagttattgttattttaattattcttgttcttcaacgtttctcaagggagtagctaatcctaggactcgcccatttactttgtttgaaattCGGAAGAGGACGAatggggttgggatagaataattaacatgaatttggggcatTACCCTCATCTAAtcgaaattgacctaggaatagacattaccacttgtagccataatCGGGAATTCTTAAtactcctaattgctttagggatattcaattaggtagtctagttaatcttcgggagaaattaatttagagtcattatctgaggctaattaacataatattaccattatctgtaattcgtgaaatatattggatcgttacttgagaagtagtttcctttattctattcttgtggccattgatcaatttacttgttttctagattagatttaatattttcgtattttatcaaaaccatatctaaaaaccaccattgatgcgttcggcttagttgttgttggtgataattcctaattTGCTTaaacgcctacatattgttctctgtgggattcgaccctaaccttgttgggttactatatttgacaacgtccgcattatgCCATTAAAAGgcgtaatttgagcgtatcaataggCCACACAATCAAAGAAGCTTGATCAACAAACACACTTAGACACTGATAGGAAGATTCTTTTCCAAAGTTTGTTATGGAACAACCAATAGAATTTAGACAAATATTGTATAGGTTTATTTATTATTCAACAGTGTTGTTTATATAGATAGGGCATTGGAATGAAACATCGTCAGAAAATTCTCACAAATATTGTTCTTCAATTTTGTCTTTCTACATGGTATTAGAGCAATTCTAAAAGCTCTAGATCTGTTCTTTCCTTTCTtcatttctctttttcaatctcCATTTTCACTTCAACCTCATGGCTGTCACATCTGAGACTTTACCAGCTGATGGAAGCTCTGCAACTGGTGGTTCTACACATTTGGATCAAACCAGTCCCTATTTTCTTCATGCTTCTGATTCACCTGGAATGACCCTTGTCTTAACACCTTTTGATAGAACTGGTTATGGTGCTTGGAGGAGGTATGTCCTCATAGCATTGTCAGCTAAAAACAAGTTGAGTTACATTGATGTTGTTTCAAGTGCTCCCTCTATAGATTCTCCTGAGTATAAGCTGTGGGCAAGGTGCAATGATATGGTCACTTCCTGGTTGCTGAATTCCCTCTCAAAAGAGATAGCAGGAAATGTCATTTACTCCAAATCTGCAAAAGACCTTTGGAAGGATCTTAAGGACATATTTGGACAACCAAATGGAGCTATGTTGTATCACCTGCAGAAACAACTTGCAGACTTAGTTCAAGGTTCATCAGATATTGCTGGTTACTATACTAAGATGAAGAAGATATGGGATGAACTGGACACTCTATACATTAAAACAACTTTTTCATGTGCTTGCAACTGTGGAGGAAAGGAAAAATTAAACAAGTCACTGTAAGATGAGAGGTTGGTACAGTTTCACATGGGTTTGAATGATGTGTATGGGCCAGGAAGAAGCAATATTCGTATGATAGCACCTCTACTCACTGTCAATCTTGCTTATTCTCTCTTGATGCAAGATGAGAAATAGAGAGACAGCTATATAAATGGTAACTTTTCTGGAAACTCTAGCTCCTTTATGGTCACACAACAATATCCCATGGGAAACAAGACATTTGCTGCTGATTCTAGGAACAAGAAAGGTAATCTTGTTTGTTCTAATTGCAAGAAGGTAGGACACACTGTAGACAAATGCTACAGGATCATAGGGTTTCCACCTGATTTTAAGTTCACTAAGAATACAAAGAATGTAAGGAGCAATGCAGCAGTCATAGGAGCAGGACAGACAAACTATGAATCAAACCAAGGTGGAAACAATGCAATCTCACAAGATCAGTTCATGCAAATGATGCAAATGTTCTAGAACATGTAGGGTGTTGGACAAGATGCTTCTTTCTCAGATGTTCAAGCTAATGTTGTTCAGTGTGCTGGTAACATATTCAGGAATCCTATAGCATATTTTTCACTCATTAACACCAATTCTTGGATTATTGATTCAAGGGCTTCTGAACACATGTCATTTGACCCCAAGTTTTTCACCACtcttacacctttaagttcaccTTTGTTTATCAGATTACTTAATTCCTTTAGAGTTAAGGCCACACATTTAGGGATTGTGACGCTTTTTTCTGATCTTGTTTTAAAAAATGTTTTACTTGTTCCATTTTCAGGATAAATTTGACTTTTGTGCAGAAATTTTGCAAGCAATTTTCTTGCATTCTAAGTTTCTCTGGTACTCTATGTTTTCTACAGGTCCTTTCAGTGAAGACCC
Coding sequences:
- the LOC132628967 gene encoding uncharacterized protein LOC132628967, with the translated sequence MAVTSETLPADGSSATGGSTHLDQTSPYFLHASDSPGMTLVLTPFDRTGYGAWRRYVLIALSAKNKLSYIDVVSSAPSIDSPEYKLWARCNDMVTSWLLNSLSKEIAGNVIYSKSAKDLWKDLKDIFGQPNGAMLYHLQKQLADLVQGSSDIAGYYTKMKKIWDELDTLYIKTTFSCACNCGGKEKLNKSL